The genomic interval ATGTGGTAGGAACCGGTGTAATAAATGTGCCAGTCCATAGCTGATGGCAACCGGGGCTAAAACCTGACACAGGCCATTAATACCTAGGGCAACCAAAGGTTCATAGCCAAGTATCACCAACAAACATTGTGCGACCATGCCAGCAAGTAGCGCTAATCGCCAGCCCATGAGTAGCGTGGTTGCGGTGAGCCCTAATAAATGAATACTCAATCCCGGTTTAACACCAACCCGCATCATCGCAAGCAGCGTTAGTGCGAGGCACACGGTGAAGAAAATATGGATGGTGTAAGGATGTTCGCGTAATACTGACCAGCGCACGCTAAATGCAGCATACACCGTTATCCCCAGCCAAATGGTGAGTAAAGTGTAGAGCAGCGGTGTGCTTATCAACGAAGGATCAATATTCATATCTTGCGCAGTCGAAAAGTTTCCGTTGATTATAACGATGCCCTATGGTGATTGCGAGCCATTACGATGAAAGTGTCATGGCTGGCTCACGATCATCGATTGACTGTGTGCATTCATTATCCTGTCAAACGATTCAAGCTGGGTTTCTTGCCTGAACTGTTTGATGATGTTTCTATATACTATGGGCATGAAATATTGGCTCACCTTAGTGTTCATTTTGCTTATGACTGCCGCGCACGCAGTCACCATCACCTTGTACGTTGGTGACGGTAAAGTTGCCGGTAGTACATTGCAAGACGCGAAGTTGGTGTTAGAGAGCGATAACTGGCGCGATTGGCGGCTAACTGGCGGGCTTGATCAGCTGAGGCGCGCGAATGAAACGCTCAAGGGTATTACCCTTGAAGGGGCAGGGAGCTACGATAAGTCAAACCTACAGGTTGATGAGTTGTCTTTACGTGCCACCTGGCGTGAGTCAATCCTCCAGTTATCAACCGATGCGTTTGAGATTGTCCATTTGCTCGATGGAACGAGCCCTTGGCCAGAGGATTTGGTGCTGCATATTCGTGGCAAAGGTGAGTCTTTAGATATAACCGGCGAATATGCAGGTAACAACGCGGATGCAGATCTTCGTGCGCGCTTACCGGCCGCGTGGGTCAATGATTGGCTGGCAGCGGCTGGGCTTGAGTTCCCACCAATAAACGGGACGTTAGTACCTGATGTTCAGTTAACGCGTCGCGCCGGGCAGTGGCGTGTTTGGGGGGAAATTGGCGTGCGTGCATTGAGTGCAAGCTCACAAGATGGTTTGTATGGTGTTGAAAAGGTAACCACAACACTTTATATCGACGGCCGCAGTAAACAGGATACTTTTTCAGGAACACTGCGCGCGCGATTTACCCAGGGTGAAATGCTAATCAACCCTTTGTACTTTAATTTCTCTGACGCACTGCTGGCGATTGATGGCCGATGGCAATGGGCTGATAATCGGCTCGAGCTTGAAGACGTGCGCCTAGATCATAGTGGCTTACAGGCAGAGTTTTCTTTAGCTTATGATCTGGATGAGAAAGCGCTCACTGAGCTGCGGGTTAAACGCGCCAATGGGGATGCGGCTGCGTTATTTAGCCGTTATATACAACCGTTTGTCAGCGATTCATTATTAGCTGAGGCAACGGCAGAAGGGTCGTTTTTTGTCTCGCTCGATTGGCGGCGTGGCAAGCTGCAGAGCTTATCAGCGCTACTCAATCAAGTTTCGTTAGTTGATGGGCAAGATCGATTCGCGCTAAAGGGATTAGATGGGCAATTAGGCAAAGACGCGCGCGCGATGCCTTCATCGCTGCGCATAGCGAGTGGGCACTGGCGCGGCGTTCCGGTGGGGAGCTCAGAGTTAAATGTGCTCTGGGATGACGAAGGTTGGCATTTATTGCGTCCCTGGCGTGTGCCGATTATGGATGGTGCGTTGGTGGTGGAAGACTTGCAACCTGCCGGCTTAGAAGAGTACCGTTTGCGTGCAAAGATTGAACCGATCGATGTTGAAGCATTATCAAAATATCTGGGTTGGCCACATTTTCGTGGCGATATTTCCGGATCCTTTAATGACGTGCGCTTGAGTGCGCGAAATCTCTATCTACAAGAACCGGTGTATATTAATATTTTTGATGGTTTGCTTTCGCTCAACGATTTACAAATCGCTGAAATCGGCTCACCACAGCCGCTGATGTATTTTGATATGGATGTAGAGCGTATTGATTTACAACGCTTAACCCGCGCGTTTGACGTGGGTGAAATTCGTGGTCGTTTGAGTGGGTATATTGGTGATGTTGTGTTGGTTGATTGGCGCCCGATTGGCTTTGAAGCCTCGTTGGAGACGCCGCTGGATGATCCGGGTGAGCGTAAAGTCAGCCACGAAGCGGTACAATACCTGTCACAAGCCGGTGGTGGTGCGGCGATGGTTTCTAAATTTGTTGAGGTGCTTAATCAATTCCCTTATGAAAAATTAGGCATACACGCCATTTTAGATAACGGGGTGTTGTTCATTGAAGGGGTCGAGAACCGTGACGATGGCGGTTTTTATTTGGTTAAAGGACGCGCTTTGCCGCACCTTAATATCATCGGCTATGGCAATGAAGTGGGCTGGGAAGATCTGCTGGCGCGCTTAAAAGCGGCTGCAAACTCAGAAGGCGCTGTAGTGCAGTAGGGTTAACGAAAAAATACCTCAATTTCTTCGTGTTGTGCCATAGTGTCTTGGTAGCCGAGCTCGATAAGTTTGCGGGTGAACGGTTGATAAAATAATAAATAACTCAGCAGGCCGTGGCTTTGTTTGCCACCGGTTAAGCGAATCAAATAGCGCAGTACCAAAGGTGCATCTTTTAAATAGTCCTGTGCCAGTGCGGTAAAATCACAGCTGGGCTGGATACGTAGCGTTTCTATGCGACGTAGGGGGAGATCGGGACGCAAATCCAATAATTGATTGATGTGTTCGGCGCGCTCGATGTCGCTGTCAAGCGCGTCAATAAACAGGGTGTCGAGTAAAAATTCGGTAAGTAAACCTGGCTGAGGGTATTCATTTAGGGTGCGGCCGCGGGCGGTTGGATGGCGAAGACCAATCGTGAGAATGCGATCAGCACCAAGGTGTAAGGGGGTCGATAGCGGGGCAAACTGGCGAATCGCACCATCGCCAAAATAGGACTCATTCAGGCGCACCGCCGGAAAAACAAAAGGAATCGCCGCTGAGGCCATCAAATGATTGAGGGTAATGGTCTGGGCGATGCCGCAGCGTTTGGCGCGTTGCCAGTTGTCGATGGGTTGTTGGCTTTGGAAAAAACTGGTTGATTTGCCGCTTGCGTAGTCGGTGGCGGTAATACTAAAAGCTTTGATATGCCCAGCATCAAGGTTTTTTTTAATTTTACTGAAATCAATGTGTCTGGCCATCAAAAGCTTGAGTGGACGGTTATTGAGCAGTGCTTTGGGGGCGATATTTTCATGTGCGCCAAAAATAAGCGCACCTAAAAAGCGCAGGTTGGTTTGCAGTAACTGACCAAAGTGGGTGTGAAAGACTTGCTCTGGAGTAAAATTCGCCCACACAAATTCTAGATGCTCGGTGGCAAGCGCCATACTGTCCGCGTCCATTGCCAACGCAGCGGCGTTAAAGGCGCCAGCGGATGTGCCGCAAATGAGCTCAAAGGGGGAGCGCTCAGAGCCAAGGATTTCATCAATCGCTTTTAAGACCCCAACTTGATACGCGCCGCGTGCACCCCCGCCCGATAGATACAGTGCTTTGTTTGCCATGGTGGTTTTTAATAGAGATGTCAGGCTAGTATAAAGGAATCAATAAGCGCAATGAACCGCGATATTTTTACACTATTGGTAGGCAATCAGGCAATAGATCGTTATAATATGCGCCCTTTTTTTATCATGAGTGTGCCCTGTGAGCATGAATAACGACGTTTCTAAAATCCGCAACATCGCCATTGTGGCGCACGTTGACCACGGTAAAACCACCTTGGTTGACCAGTTGTTTCGCCAATCCGATACCTTGGCCGAACGCGCGGAAGTCTATGAACGCATGATGGACTCTATGGATCTTGAGCGCGAACGCGGCATCACAATCATGGCAAAAAATACCGCGATTCGTTGGCAGGATTACCAAATTAATATTGTCGATACCCCGGGACACGCCGATTTCGGTGGTGAAGTGGAACGCGTGTTGTCGATGGTTGATTGTGTATTGCTGTTGGTTGACGCGATGGATGGCCCGATGCCGCAAACCCGTTTTGTGACGCAAAAAGCGTTTGATTTGGGTTTGAAGCCGATTGTGGTGATCAACAAAATCGACCGTCCAGGTGCGCGCGCTGATTGGGTGCTCGATGAAACCTTTGATCTGTTTGATCGCTTGGGTGCAACCGATGAGCAGCTTGATTTCCCAATCATTTATGCTTCCGGATTAAACGGTTATGCCGGCGATAACGCAGACATTCGTGAAGGCGATATGACGCCATTATTTGAGGCGATTGTTGAGCATGTGAACCCACCACAAGTTGATCGCGAAAAACCGTTTCGCATGCAGGTTTCTTCACTCGATTACTCCAGTTATACCGGAGTTATCGGGGTAGGGCGTATTGAGCGTGGTTCGATTAAAACCAACACACCGGTGAAAGTGGTTGGTCGTGAAGGCGATACGCGCAACGCTCGTGTGCTGCAGATTTTTAAGTTTCTCGGTTTGGAGAAGGTGGAAGTCGATAGCGCCGCAGCAGGCGATATCATTTCCTTTACCGGGATTGATCCGCTCTATATTTCCGATACGCTGTGTGACCCGAATCATGTTGAAGCGTTACCAAGCTTGAGTGTTGATGAGCCGACGATGAGTATGACCTTCCAGGTCAATACCTCACCATTTGCTGGCCGTGAAGGGAAATTCGTTACCAGCCGACAAATCAAAGAGCGCCTTGACCGTGAGTTGATTCATAACGTGGCGTTGCGCGTGCAAGACATGGATGATCCGGATAAGTTTAAAGTCTCCGGTCGTGGTGAGCTGCATTTATCGATTTTGATTGAAACGATGCGTCGTGAGGGCTACGAGCTTGGGGTGTCACGTCCGGAAGTTATTTTCAAAGAAGTCGATGGCGAAGTGCACGAACCTTATGAATTTGTGGTGCTTGATATCGATGAAGTCCACCAAGGTGGGGTCATGGAGCGCATGGGTGAGCGTAAAGCTGAGCTGAAAAATATGGTGCCCGATGGTAAGGGGCGTATGCGCTTGGAATACATTATCCCGACGCGTGGTTTGATTGGTTTTCAAACCGAGTTCATGACGCTAACTTCTGGTTCAGGGCTGAAATTCCAAACCTTTGACCACTACGCGCCGAAAAAACAAGGCTTAGGGAAAACGCGCCATAATGGGGTGTTGATTGCGATGGCAGAAGGTAAGGCACTGGCGTATGCACTGTATAACTTGCAAGAC from Suttonella sp. R2A3 carries:
- a CDS encoding energy-coupling factor ABC transporter permease, translated to MNIDPSLISTPLLYTLLTIWLGITVYAAFSVRWSVLREHPYTIHIFFTVCLALTLLAMMRVGVKPGLSIHLLGLTATTLLMGWRLALLAGMVAQCLLVILGYEPLVALGINGLCQVLAPVAISYGLAHLLHRFLPHNPFIFTLGAGFFGGCFALAAALWSSALLMLALGVYDWQTLWHKYLMFSFVAVYPEGFVNGVFITSMVAFYPRLISAFDPQSYFGDSW
- a CDS encoding patatin-like phospholipase family protein, translated to MANKALYLSGGGARGAYQVGVLKAIDEILGSERSPFELICGTSAGAFNAAALAMDADSMALATEHLEFVWANFTPEQVFHTHFGQLLQTNLRFLGALIFGAHENIAPKALLNNRPLKLLMARHIDFSKIKKNLDAGHIKAFSITATDYASGKSTSFFQSQQPIDNWQRAKRCGIAQTITLNHLMASAAIPFVFPAVRLNESYFGDGAIRQFAPLSTPLHLGADRILTIGLRHPTARGRTLNEYPQPGLLTEFLLDTLFIDALDSDIERAEHINQLLDLRPDLPLRRIETLRIQPSCDFTALAQDYLKDAPLVLRYLIRLTGGKQSHGLLSYLLFYQPFTRKLIELGYQDTMAQHEEIEVFFR
- the typA gene encoding translational GTPase TypA, coding for MNNDVSKIRNIAIVAHVDHGKTTLVDQLFRQSDTLAERAEVYERMMDSMDLERERGITIMAKNTAIRWQDYQINIVDTPGHADFGGEVERVLSMVDCVLLLVDAMDGPMPQTRFVTQKAFDLGLKPIVVINKIDRPGARADWVLDETFDLFDRLGATDEQLDFPIIYASGLNGYAGDNADIREGDMTPLFEAIVEHVNPPQVDREKPFRMQVSSLDYSSYTGVIGVGRIERGSIKTNTPVKVVGREGDTRNARVLQIFKFLGLEKVEVDSAAAGDIISFTGIDPLYISDTLCDPNHVEALPSLSVDEPTMSMTFQVNTSPFAGREGKFVTSRQIKERLDRELIHNVALRVQDMDDPDKFKVSGRGELHLSILIETMRREGYELGVSRPEVIFKEVDGEVHEPYEFVVLDIDEVHQGGVMERMGERKAELKNMVPDGKGRMRLEYIIPTRGLIGFQTEFMTLTSGSGLKFQTFDHYAPKKQGLGKTRHNGVLIAMAEGKALAYALYNLQDRGRLFLGHGEEVYEGMVIGIHSRDNDLTVNPLKAKQLTNMRAAGSDENLILTPPIRNTLEQALEFIDDDELVEVTPKSIRIRKKFLKEHERKRANK